From the genome of Planctomycetota bacterium, one region includes:
- a CDS encoding electron transfer flavoprotein subunit alpha/FixB family protein, producing MNILAFAEVRDGKLKKPSLETLSEARRVAEKLGGRAAAVLVGEGVRAHAETLGRYGAVRIFVAEGPRLKYYAPEAYARAVAEAHRAWGSGAIFLAATAMGRDLGGGLAALLGTSAATDCTGVLVEGGRLLARRPVFAGKAFATVAFRKAPALLSLRPNAFPAEEAPAAADVQDLAVAFEDSDFRSAAREVVAAAQGKAELTEAAIVVSGGRGLKGPEHFHLRDELAEVLGAAVGASRAVVDAGWRPHSEQVGQTGKTVSPNLYIALGISGAIQHLAGMRTSKVIVAVNKDPDAPIFKVATYGIVGDVFEVVPALTRHLKTVLAS from the coding sequence ATGAACATCCTCGCGTTCGCGGAAGTTCGGGACGGGAAACTCAAGAAGCCCAGCCTCGAAACCCTGTCCGAGGCGCGCCGCGTCGCCGAAAAGCTGGGAGGCCGGGCGGCCGCGGTCCTGGTCGGAGAGGGAGTCCGGGCGCACGCGGAAACGCTCGGACGGTACGGCGCGGTCAGGATCTTCGTGGCCGAGGGGCCGCGCCTGAAATATTACGCTCCCGAGGCGTACGCGCGGGCCGTGGCCGAGGCGCACCGGGCCTGGGGCTCGGGGGCGATCTTCCTGGCCGCCACGGCGATGGGCCGCGACCTCGGAGGGGGGCTCGCGGCGCTCCTGGGCACCAGCGCGGCGACCGACTGCACCGGCGTGCTCGTGGAGGGCGGGCGGCTCCTGGCGCGCCGGCCCGTGTTCGCGGGCAAAGCCTTCGCCACGGTCGCCTTCCGGAAGGCGCCCGCGCTCCTGTCGCTGCGGCCCAACGCCTTTCCGGCCGAAGAGGCGCCCGCCGCGGCCGACGTGCAGGACCTGGCGGTGGCCTTCGAGGATTCCGACTTCCGGTCCGCCGCGCGCGAGGTCGTCGCCGCCGCGCAGGGAAAAGCCGAGCTCACGGAAGCGGCGATTGTCGTCTCCGGCGGGCGCGGCCTGAAGGGACCCGAGCACTTCCACCTGCGGGACGAGCTGGCGGAGGTCCTGGGGGCCGCCGTCGGCGCCTCCCGGGCGGTGGTGGACGCCGGCTGGCGGCCCCATTCCGAGCAGGTCGGCCAGACGGGAAAAACGGTTTCGCCGAATCTCTACATCGCCCTTGGAATCTCCGGCGCTATCCAGCACCTGGCCGGCATGCGCACCTCCAAGGTCATCGTCGCCGTCAACAAGGATCCCGACGCGCCGATCTTCAAGGTCGCCACCTACGGCATCGTGGGGGACGTTTTCGAGGTGGTCCCCGCCCTGACCCGGCATCTGAAAACGGTCCTGGCTTCCTGA
- a CDS encoding electron transfer flavoprotein subunit beta/FixA family protein: MNLVVCLKRVPDTTAKIKIGPDGKSIDPQGIEYVVNPYDELAIEVALRLKEKAGSGEVVGLTVDPEGSDVAMRKALAIGLDRGIVVKGGPAFDPYPVAEILAATLRTLQFDIVFFGKSAIDDDSYQVPTIVAHLLGLPRVNVCTALEVEGGRARARRQIEGGEEVVELSLPCAISVQKGINGIHDRRYPSVKGILAAKSKPVQTVPAPAFDPRLEIVRMEPPPERPPGRIVGRGAEAVPELVRLLREEAKVL, encoded by the coding sequence CCTCAAGCGCGTCCCCGACACGACCGCCAAGATCAAAATCGGCCCCGACGGGAAGTCCATCGACCCCCAGGGGATCGAGTACGTGGTCAATCCCTACGACGAGCTGGCGATCGAAGTGGCCCTCCGGCTTAAGGAAAAGGCCGGCTCGGGCGAAGTGGTGGGCCTGACGGTGGACCCCGAAGGGAGCGACGTGGCCATGCGCAAGGCCCTGGCGATCGGGCTGGACCGGGGCATCGTCGTCAAGGGAGGCCCCGCGTTCGATCCCTACCCCGTGGCGGAAATCCTGGCGGCCACCTTACGCACGCTTCAATTCGACATCGTCTTCTTCGGCAAGAGCGCCATCGACGACGACTCCTACCAGGTTCCCACCATCGTGGCGCACCTGCTGGGCCTGCCGCGCGTGAACGTCTGCACGGCGCTCGAGGTCGAGGGCGGCCGGGCCCGCGCGCGCCGGCAGATCGAAGGCGGGGAGGAGGTCGTCGAGCTCTCCCTGCCCTGCGCCATCTCGGTCCAGAAAGGAATCAACGGAATCCACGACCGGCGCTACCCGTCCGTCAAGGGCATCCTGGCGGCCAAGTCCAAGCCCGTCCAGACGGTGCCCGCGCCGGCCTTCGACCCGCGCCTGGAGATCGTCCGGATGGAGCCTCCGCCCGAGCGGCCCCCGGGGCGGATCGTGGGCCGCGGCGCGGAGGCGGTGCCGGAGCTGGTGCGCCTGCTCCGGGAAGAGGCCAAGGTGCTCTAG